A genomic window from Triticum urartu cultivar G1812 chromosome 7, Tu2.1, whole genome shotgun sequence includes:
- the LOC125522270 gene encoding jasmonate-induced oxygenase 4 — translation METAAAPRVQALADAGVPHLPAQYIQPPDLRAGPSPSLAAPLSVPVVDLSDAAAATTDAVGRACAEWGAFHVFNHGAPPGLLDAMRAAGLAFFRAPMAEKLRFGCDPARGAAAEGYGSRMLANDDSVLDWRDYFDHHTLPESRRDPARWPDFVPGYRDTVVKYSDSMKVLAQRLLCIISESLKLPPSYLQEAVGEAYQNITVSYYSPCPQPDLALGLQSHSDFGAITLLIQDDVGGLEVFKDGMWIPVHPVPDAILVILSDQTEIITNGRYKSAVHRAVVNADRARLSVATFYDPPKSQKICTAPQLVSKDHPQKYRDVVYGDYVSSWYSKGPEGKRNIDALLMEQ, via the exons ATGGAAACCGCCGCGGCGCCCCGAGTCCAGGCGCTGGCCGACGCCGGCGTGCCCCACCTCCCGGCGCAGTACATCCAGCCGCCCGACCTCCGCGCGggcccctccccctccctcgccGCCCCCCTCTCCGTCCCCGTCGTGGACCTCTCGGATGCCGCCGCCGCAACAACCGACGCGGTCGGCCGCGCGTGCGCCGAGTGGGGCGCCTTCCACGTCTTCAACCACGGGGCCCCGCCGGGGCTGCTCGACGCGATGCGGGCCGCCGGGCTGGCCTTCTTCCGCGCGCCCATGGCGGAGAAGCTCCGGTTCGGCTGCGACCCGGCCAGGGGCGCCGCCGCCGAGGGGTACGGCAGCCGCATGCTCGCCAACGACGACTCCGTGCTCGACTGGCGCGACTACTTCGACCACCACACCCTCCCCGAGTCCCGCCGGGACCCCGCCCGGTGGCCCGACTTCGTGCCAGGATACAG GGACACTGTTGTAAAATACAGTGACAGCATGAAAGTCCTTGCCCAAAGATTGCTGTGCATCATCTCTGAAAGTCTGAAGTTGCCACCCTCCTACCTGCAAGAAGCGGTGGGAGAAGCTTATCAGAACATCACCGTTAGCTACTATTCCCCTTGTCCACAGCCAGATCTTGCTCTCGGATTGCAATCTCATTCTGACTTTGGCGCAATAACACTTCTAATACAAGATGATGTGGGTGGGCTCGAGGTATTCAAGGATGGGATGTGGATACCTGTGCATCCTGTGCCTGATGCAATCCTTGTAATTCTGTCTGACCAGACAGAG ATCATAACCAACGGAAGATACAAGAGCGCCGTGCATCGAGCTGTGGTCAATGCCGACCGTGCCCGCTTGTCAGTGGCGACGTTCTACGATCCACCTAAATCTCAGAAAATATGTACTGCCCCCCAGCTCGTGAGCAAGGACCATCCGCAGAAGTATCGGGATGTGGTTTACGGCGACTATGTCTCATCCTGGTACAGCAAAGGCCCAGAGGGCAAGCGCAATATCGACGCCCTCCTGATGGAGCAATAG
- the LOC125519726 gene encoding TOM1-like protein 6 produces MAAAVRVEKATSDLLLGPDWTLNIDICDGANSDHGQAKEVIKTVKKRLQHKNSSVQSLALTLLETLVKNCGDHVHFLVVERGILPEMVKLAKKKANVQVRDKILTLLDSWQEAFGGPGGKHPQFYWAYSELKQSGLEFPRRSPEAATIFAPHLQPGIGSPVNSSLRADGMISSSGSPLSLSDLQRILSAAELLSEMLREVDPNDHEAVNDEIIAELVNQCRSYQKKIMSLVSSVSDEDLLSQSLDLNDRLQILLSKHDAIASGSPLPGEETDVLSELPRGITTPPAVTVVPETAIVPTFVLDDEEEEEEDDEFSQLARRNSRFRSANDKSASSGVGASSSSTQDGTAGSAASVTTTASPSTSSSALALPDHLAPIRTSPEDKIMSDLLALTIVSSPSPEPALHPGGSPTSYHPQPHYVDPEQTAAAHNSYVAPWAQHQPQTAPIKQQQQPPPQPQPQFPYNPSPYPPPPWAPQDNTESNPFVASSSQHLSTSSSSLKVPPNMRPLQQSQSFGIPLRSAASDSPTNKSLKQPMSAGSRRPSYVPSNKFFDDLLERNADGTLKTGSTVIGGMSSPYKP; encoded by the exons atggcggcggcggtgagggtGGAGAAGGCGACGAGCGACCTGCTGCTGGGGCCCGACTGGACCCTCAACATCGACATCTGCGACGGCGCCAACTCCGATCACGG GCAAGCAAAGGAGGTGATTAAAACTGTGAAGAAGCGTCTTCAACACAAGAATTCATCGGTTCAATCTCTTGCATTGACG CTGTTGGAGACTCTGGTGAAAAATTGTGGCGATCATGTGCATTTTCTGGTTGTAGAGCGCGGTATATTGCCAGAAATGGTCAAACTTGCCAAGAAAAAG GCAAATGTGCAAGTGAGGGACAAAATTTTGACACTCCTTGATTCTTGGCAAGAAGCATTTGGTGGGCCTGGTGGGAAGCACCCTCAGTTCTACTGGGCATATTCTGAACTTAAG CAATCTGGTTTAGAATTTCCTAGGCGCTCACCTGAGGCAGCAACAATATTCGCCCCTCACCTTCAACCAGGGATCGGGAGTCCAGTCAATTCGTCCTTGAGAGCTGATGGGATGATTTCATCAAGTGGCTCTCCTCTGAG TTTGTCAGACCTGCAACGCATTTTAAGTGCCGCGGAGCTACTAAGTGAGATGCTGAGAGAAGTAGATCCAAATGATCATGAG GCTGTGAATGATGAAATTATCGCGGAACTTGTGAACCAATGCCGATCATACCAGAAAAAGATCATGAGTTTGGTTAGTTCAGTGAG TGATGAGGACCTCTTGAGCCAAAGTCTCGACTTAAACGACAGATTGCAAATTCTGCTTTCCAAACACGATGCAATTGCATCAGGTTCCCCTCTACCGGGTGAAGAAACGGATGTGTTGAGTGAATTGCCCAGAGGGATCACTACACCCCCTGCAGTAACAGTTGTTCCAGAAACTGCCATTGTACCAACTTTtgtcttggatgatgaagaggaagaggaggaagatgatGAGTTCTCTCAGTTAGCTCGCAG GAATTCGAGATTCAGGTCAGCAAATGACAAGAGCGCCTCTTCAGGCGTAGGCGCATCATCGTCGTCCACGCAGGATGGAACAGCAGGCTCAGCAGCTTCTGTGACCACTACAGCATCACCATCTACTTCAAGCAGTGCATTAGCATTGCCTGATCATCTAGCTCCTATAAGGACTTCTCCAGAAGACAAGATTATGAGCGACCTCCTTGCGCTCACCATAGTGTCAAGCCCATCACCTGAACCTGCCTTGCATCCTGGTGGTTCCCCAACCAGCTATCATCCACAGCCTCATTATGTAGACCCAGAGCAAACAGCTGCAGCGCACAATAGCTACGTCGCTCCTTGGGCTCAGCATCAACCTCAAACTGCACCCAttaagcagcagcagcagccaccACCTCAACCTCAACCACAATTTCCTTACAACCCATCTCCTTACCCGCCACCACCATGGGCCCCACAGGACAACACCGAGTCAAACCCTTTCGTGGCATCTTCGTCGCAGCATCTTTCTACCTCCAGCTCGTCTCTTAAAGTACCGCCGAACATGAGGCCCCTACAGCAATCGCAATCTTTTGGCATACCGCTTCGAAGTGCCGCGTCAGATTCACCGACAAACAAGAGCCTGAAGCAACCAATGTCTGCAGGGTCTCGCAGGCCGTCTTATGTTCCTTCTAACAAGTTCTTTGATGATCTGCTCGAGAGAAATGCGGATGGCACTCTGAAAACGGGCAGCACGGTAATTGGAGGAATGTCCAGTCCATACAAACCGTAG